The Methyloceanibacter sp. wino2 nucleotide sequence GAACTCGAGGAAGCAGCCTACGAGCAGGCGGCGGCGCTGGCCGCGCAGGCTGCCGGCGAGGTCAAGGATGCGAAACGCCGCTTGGATATCGCGGCTAGTCTCGCCAAGCGGAAATACGGCCCGCAGAACGAAGTCGAGGCCCGGCAAGCGGAAGTCGAGATCGACACCGCGACTCATGACGGTCATCGCGCCGAGCAGCGGCGCCGGGCGGTTCTCCTTGCCCGCCACAAGTTGAAGGCGCCCTTCGACGGCGTCATCTCCAAGCGCATGGTCGAGGTCGGCCAATGGGTCACGCCCGGGACCGCCGTCTTCGAACTCGTCGCCATGAAGAACTTCCGCGTCGACGTGCCAGTGCCGCAGGACTATTACGCGCGGCTGCGCGACGGCGCCGATGTGGCTCTCGAGATCGATACACTTCCCGGCGAACGGATCCCCGCCAAGATTGGCGCGCTGATCCCCGTGAGCGATCCGGATGCACGGACCTTCACGCTGCGTGTCCTGCCCACGCGAACCGACATCCCCATCACGCCGGGCATGTCGGCCCGCGTCCTCGTGGATCTCGATACCGGCGCGCGCGATGTAGTCGTGAGCCGCGACGCGCTGATCCGCTATCCGGATGGCCGCATCACCGTTTGGGTCGTACAGAACGACGGAGACAAGACGAGCGTCACCGAGCGGCGCGTGGAAATCGGACTCGCCTTCGATGGACTTGTGCAAGTGCTCTCGGGACTGAAGGAGGGCGAGCGCGTGGTCGTGCGCGGGAACGAGTCCTTGCGTGAAGGGCAAGCCGTTCAGCTGGCAAGCTAGGCTGCGGTGCGAGAGAAAGGCCCCTGATGATCGAGCGGATAATCCAACGCGGAACCCTTGTGACGGTGATGACGCTCATCGTCTGCGTGTTGGGTATCGTTGCGGCCTTCCGCATCCCCGTCCAGATGATCCCCGATCTCGAGGTTCGTACGGTGACCGTGCATACGCGCTGGCCCGGCGCGACGCCCCAGGACGTGGAAAAGGAGATCATCATCGAGCAGGAGGAATATCTCCGTTCGATCCCGAGCCTGGAGCGCATCATCTCGCGCTCCTCCAGCGGCGAAGCGCGGATCGAGCTTGAGTTCCCCTACAATATCGATCTCAACGAGACGCTCATTCGCATCAACAACGCGCTGAGCCAAGTCCCCTCCTATCCGGAGGACGTCGACCAGCCGCGCGTGCGGGCAAGTTCCTTCAGCGCCAACTCCTTCATGTATTTCCGGGTGTCGCCGCTCCCGGGCAATCCGCGCCATCTGAACATGGACATGATGCGCGATTTCATCGATGACCACGTGCGTGCGCGGCTGGAAAGCGTGAAGGACGTTTCGGACGTGCGGCTCGGCGGCGGCGCCGAGAAGCAGATACAGATCATGTTCGATCCCGCCGCGCTGGCGGAACGTAAGATCTCCCTGACCGACGTGCGGCGCGCGGTGTCCGAACGCAATCGCGACACCTCCGGCGGCGAGATCGAGAGCGGCAAGCGCCGCTATCTGCTGCGCACCATCGGCCGGTTCGACAGACCGGAAGACCTGGAGGAGCTCATCATCGCCCGGCGCGGCGATAACATCATTCGCCTCGGCGACGTGGCAGACGTGCGTCTCGGCCATTTCGAGATCTACACGAGGGCCTTCGTGAACGAGCGGCCCATCATGTTCCTCTCGATCCGGCGTGAGGCCGGCTCCAACGTCATCGCCATCAAGGACGCGGTGATGGAGGAAGTCGAGAACATCAATCGCGAGGTGCTGATCCCGGCGGGGCTGGAATTGTCGCTCACCGCAGACGACGTCAACTACGTGCAAGCCTCGATCCGCAATGTCTGGACGAACTTGTCGA carries:
- a CDS encoding efflux RND transporter periplasmic adaptor subunit; its protein translation is MSKVNFDSGANVKKGEQLLELDSELEEAAYEQAAALAAQAAGEVKDAKRRLDIAASLAKRKYGPQNEVEARQAEVEIDTATHDGHRAEQRRRAVLLARHKLKAPFDGVISKRMVEVGQWVTPGTAVFELVAMKNFRVDVPVPQDYYARLRDGADVALEIDTLPGERIPAKIGALIPVSDPDARTFTLRVLPTRTDIPITPGMSARVLVDLDTGARDVVVSRDALIRYPDGRITVWVVQNDGDKTSVTERRVEIGLAFDGLVQVLSGLKEGERVVVRGNESLREGQAVQLAS